TTTCGGAAAGTCATGGGAAAGGGGTGCAGATGAAGATGCGGCCTGAAGCCATGTGGGAGGCGGTCGTCCGATGCGACGGCCGGTATGACGGCCTCTTTTACTACGCCGTGAGGACGACGGGAATCTTTTGCCGTCCTTCCTGCAGATCCAAAACGCCCCGGCGGGAGAATGTGGAATTCTTCTTCGACCGGGAAGAGGCGCTCCGGAAAGGGTACAAACCCTGCAAACGCTGCCGTCCCGACTTGCACACATCCACATACGATCCCAACAGGGAATGGATCCGGGAAGTGAAAAACATCCTGGCAAGGGAATACGACAAGCCTTGGACCCTCCAAAGATTGTCCGAACGGATCGGGATCAGTCCGCACCATCTGCAACGGCTGTTCAAAAAAAGAGACCGGGGTCAGCCCGAAACGCTTTCTCGAACGGATTCGCGTGCAACAGGCAAAACGCCTGTTGCGAAGCGGAAACCAAAACGTCACGGAAATCTGCTACGCAGTCGGTTTCAGCGACCCCTCCCGGTTTTATAAGGTGTTTCGTGAGGAAACGGGTTTTTCGCCTTCGGCTTTCAGGCGCAGGAAGAACGATGAATGCTCGGCCGAGTAACCGGCTCACCCGAGCTTCTTTCACCGGGAGATGACGGTGGACGTCAGCTCGCCCCTCTTCTCCTCAGTCAAACCATTCCTTCAACAGATGGATCGCATAATTCTTCGCCTGGGAAAAAGTGATGACCGCCGGCATGGGAGGTTCGTCGGGGTCGACCAAAACGTCGATGATGACCGGCTTCTTTATCGTAAAGGCACGCTGCAAAGCCTGCCTCAATTCTTCCCTCGTCTCCACCCGAAAGCCGATTCCCCCGCAATCTTCGGCAAACCGGGCGAAGTCCGGGTTTTTCAGGTCGGTTCCGAATTCGGCATTGCCCATCACTTCCTGCTCAAACTTGATCATGGCGATCTTTTGGTTGTTCAGGACGATCACCACGATGGGAAGCCCGTATTTGACCGCCGTGACAAAGTCGGACATGAGCATGCCGAATCCGCCGTCCCCGCAAACCGCCACCACCTGCTTCTCCGGAAAGGAAAGCTTTCCCGCGATCGCCCCCGGCAGACCGCAGCCCAGGGTGGCCAGCCAGCTGGACGTGATGAATTTCTGGTCACTCAGCATGAAATTGCGCGCCATCCAAACGGTGACGTTCCCCACGTCGCAGGAAATGATCGCATCTTCCTCCAGCACTTCCTGAAGGGCGACGGGAACCGTCTGGGGGCGCAAAGGAAGGCGGTCGCTCATCCCTTGTCGTTTCATCTTTTCCCGCCAATCCTTCATTTTCACCTGATACTTTTTCAGAAACGCATCATCCTCCCGAACGGCCAACCGTTCCGTCAGATGCTTCATGGCGATGGCCGCGTCTCCGGCCAGCCCCACATCCACCGGATAACGCTTGCCGATTTGCCCCGGATCGGTGTCGATCTGAACGGTTTTCACGTCTTCCGGCAAAAACCCGGTGAAGGGGAAGGAGGTGCCGACCATCACCAGGGTTTCCGCCTCCCGCATGGCCTCGTAGGCCGGTTTCGTCCCCAGGAGCCCCAAACCGCCAAGGCAATATTCGTGGGTGTCCGGGATGGCCCCCTTTCCCGGAAGGGTGACGACCACCGGCGCCTTCAGCTTGCGGGCCAATCCCAACAGCTCCTCCCGGGCGCCATGGGTTCCCTTGCCCGCCAGGATCACCGTTTTTCGGGGTTCGGACAACAGGTCGACGGCCTTTTCCAAATCCTCCGCCCGCGGCAGGATGACAGGACGAACGTGAAT
The Planifilum fimeticola DNA segment above includes these coding regions:
- a CDS encoding helix-turn-helix domain-containing protein, which encodes MQQAKRLLRSGNQNVTEICYAVGFSDPSRFYKVFREETGFSPSAFRRRKNDECSAE
- a CDS encoding pyruvate oxidase, whose translation is MAGKTAGEVLMDILEDWGVEVIFGMPGDSINALMEPLRKKKSIRFIQVRHEETGALAAAAYAKLTGKLGVCMAIAGPGAIHLLNGLYDAKMDRAPVLAITGQVETDLIGTDYFQEVNLDRLFDDVAVYNQRAMSAEQLPAIANQAIRMALTHRGVAHLSIPDDVPRFKVEREARVTSAIHVRPVILPRAEDLEKAVDLLSEPRKTVILAGKGTHGAREELLGLARKLKAPVVVTLPGKGAIPDTHEYCLGGLGLLGTKPAYEAMREAETLVMVGTSFPFTGFLPEDVKTVQIDTDPGQIGKRYPVDVGLAGDAAIAMKHLTERLAVREDDAFLKKYQVKMKDWREKMKRQGMSDRLPLRPQTVPVALQEVLEEDAIISCDVGNVTVWMARNFMLSDQKFITSSWLATLGCGLPGAIAGKLSFPEKQVVAVCGDGGFGMLMSDFVTAVKYGLPIVVIVLNNQKIAMIKFEQEVMGNAEFGTDLKNPDFARFAEDCGGIGFRVETREELRQALQRAFTIKKPVIIDVLVDPDEPPMPAVITFSQAKNYAIHLLKEWFD